Proteins encoded in a region of the Massilia sp. UMI-21 genome:
- a CDS encoding IS481 family transposase: MSSRIHPQARTTPKIRQEIKDSGLSSREAAKVFNITRATAQKWLGRDDVHDRSHRAHTLHTTLSQAQEAIVLSLRQSLYLPLDDLLFITKQYINPAVSRAGIARLLKREGMSRLTDLIATAEGEKITPKKTFKDYEPGFIHIDIKYLPQMPDETSRRYLFVAIDRATRWVFMHIYSDMTEKSSVDFLRRLKLASPIKISKILTDNGSQFTDRFTTKDKKPSGKHAFDVACAALPAEHRLAPPRHPQTNGMVERFNGRINELLQQTRFDSRADLQATLLNYLKLYNHHIPQRAIGSKTPILALKEWQQKRPELFVKRVYDQTGLDS; this comes from the coding sequence ATGAGTTCACGCATTCATCCACAGGCCCGTACCACACCGAAGATCCGCCAGGAGATCAAGGATTCGGGCCTGTCTTCCAGAGAAGCTGCCAAGGTTTTCAACATCACGCGAGCCACTGCACAGAAGTGGCTTGGACGCGATGACGTACACGATCGCTCGCACCGCGCTCACACACTGCATACAACCTTGAGCCAGGCCCAGGAAGCCATTGTTCTGTCTCTGCGCCAGTCACTCTACCTGCCGCTCGACGATCTTCTGTTCATTACCAAGCAGTACATCAATCCGGCCGTCTCGCGCGCGGGCATTGCGCGCCTGCTAAAGCGTGAAGGCATGTCGCGCCTGACGGACTTGATTGCGACGGCAGAGGGAGAGAAGATCACGCCGAAGAAGACCTTCAAGGACTACGAACCCGGCTTCATCCACATCGATATCAAGTACCTGCCGCAGATGCCGGACGAGACCTCACGCCGCTATCTGTTCGTCGCTATCGATCGCGCCACGCGCTGGGTCTTCATGCACATCTACAGCGACATGACGGAGAAAAGTAGCGTCGATTTTCTGCGCCGTTTGAAGTTGGCTTCGCCGATCAAGATCAGCAAAATCCTGACCGACAACGGCTCGCAATTCACCGACCGTTTCACCACCAAGGACAAGAAGCCCAGCGGCAAACACGCATTCGACGTCGCCTGCGCAGCCCTGCCTGCAGAACATCGCCTGGCGCCGCCACGCCATCCGCAAACCAATGGCATGGTCGAGCGCTTCAACGGGCGCATCAACGAATTGCTGCAGCAGACCCGTTTCGATAGCCGGGCCGATCTGCAGGCCACTTTGCTGAACTATCTGAAGCTGTACAACCACCACATTCCACAACGCGCCATCGGCAGTAAAACCCCCATCCTCGCTCTCAAGGAATGGCAACAAAAGCGGCCGGAGTTATTCGTTAAACGCGTTTATGATCAAACGGGACTCGACAGCTAA